In the Clostridium sp. 'White wine YQ' genome, AGCATATTATCAATGTTATGAACTAAATTAGTCACATAATTCATAGAAAAATCTCCTATCTTAAGTTAAATATGATTACTCATTATTATACGTTAAGGCTTGTATAAGTGAAATAGGTAAGTAGTTCAGAGAAAAAATATTAATAAGGTTATTATTCACCTATCATTTAAATATACATATATTCCTTAAATTGTTATAATAATTATAATATGGAAGAAGAGTTGTTCGATAATATCAACAAGAACATATTAATAATAAAGAGGTGCAAGTTAATTGTGGGAACAGTGATAATAACTGGTGGTAATGATGGCATTGGATATTACATGGTAGAGAGATTTTTATCTGATGGTAAGAATGTAGCGGTCCTAGATATAGAGTTAAATAAAATAACAGAACTAATGAAGCAGTATCCAGATTCACTAGTAGGATTTCAATGCGATATTAGAGATGTAGTTAAATTGAAAAGCTGTTTAAATGAAGTAGTCAAAAAATTTAAAACTATTGATTATGCTATACATAACGCTTGTATGTGTATATTTAAGAGTTTAGAAGAGTTATCATATGAAGAATATAACGAAGTTTTTCAAGTTAATTTCTATGGGGCAATTAATTTAACTAAAGAAGTTTTACCATATATGAAGAAGCAAAAAAACGGAAAAATATTTTTTACAAGTTCAGGGGTTGGTGTTACTGGTTTTACAAATATAAGTTCTTATGCATCAAGCAAAGGTGCAATAGAGTCATTTGCTAAATGTATGAATATTGAATATGAATCAAGCGGCATTAGTTTTCATATATTACATCCGCCATTAACTAGAACAAAATCTTCAGAGCCACTACCAGTACCAAAAGAGTTTAAAGCAGATGCCTGTAAGGTAGGAAATGGACTTGCTAAGAATATAGATAAAAATAAGTTTATTATTTGTCATAGTTTTTCTCAAGCATTACAAACAAAAGTGGCATATTTGTTTCCACTATATGTTGGAAGAATGATGGCTAAGATGACTTCAAGAGCAAAGGTGAAAGAGTAAATATTAAAGAGTGAAATGAATTTTTATTATATTCATAGAGAGGAAATAAGCATGATTAAAGGGGAAAATGTTAACTTGAGACCAATATGCAAAGAAGACTTTGACTTAATATATACTTGGAATACAAACCAAGAATATTTAGGAAAATATATGGATGCAGAAATGAGAGTAAAAGATTCAGCACTAGCAGATATGGAAAGGGCTGTAGCATCTAACAGAATATCATTCTTCATAATTGAAGATAAGGAAGGCCGTGCCATTGGTATAATTAATTATCTTAATTCTATGGCAACAACTGAAGCCTATGATTTTGGAATATTAGTAGCTAATAATGATAAAAAAGGAAAAGGCGTAGGAACAGAAGCATTAAATCTTTTTATAGATTATATATTTAATACTAAAAATATAATGAGGCTTCAATTTATCACAAGAAGTGATAATTATGGAATGAAAAAACTAGGTGAAAAGAGTGGATTTACTCTTGAAGGCACTCTAAGGAAATATAAATTTGAAAATGGAGATTATAGAGATTATTGTCTATATGGAATCATTAGGGATGATTGGAGAAAACTTATTAAGTAAAGGATGTATATGAGTTTTTTCCTTTTTATCAGCAGTTTAAGGATGGACCAATAAGAAAACTTAAGTTTGTTCCAATAGAATCCTTAAATGAGTAGGAGGAATTATGAATATTTCAATAATTGAAAAGGATATTAATGAAATTAATCTAATAAAACCATTATGGAAAGGCCTCAATTCAGTACACTTAGAAAAATCAATTAATTTTAAAGAGAAATATATGAATTTTACTTTTGAAAAAAGAATGGAATCAATACATGCGAAAGCTATTAAAGGAATAATTAAGATTGATGTAGTATTAGATTCTGATAGCGATAGCTATGCTGGATATTGCATAAGTTCAATTGAAGATGGAAGAGGAGAAATTGAATCAATTTTTATTCATAAGGATTACCGTAAATTTGGACAAGGAAAAAAGCTAATGCTGAGAGCTCTTGAATGGTTTAATAAAAATAAGGTTAAAGATATTTCAATAAATGTAGTTTATGCAAATGAAGAGGCACTACCTTTTTATGAAAGCTTTGGTTTTAGTATTTCAAATTATATATTAAAAAGGAGATAGATATATGAGCAAGGATATCTTAAATAAAATTAGATTAAAAAATGGAGAAGAGCTTGTACTTAGGGAACCTAATGTAGAAGATGCAGAAGCTATGATTAAATATCTAAATACTGTTGGCGGAGAAAGTGATAACCTTTTATTTGGTAAAGATGAATTTAGGCTTACAGTAGAGCAGGAAAGAGAATATCTTAAAAATGTAAGTAATGATGTAAATACCTTAATGGTTTTAGGAATTATAGATGACACAATTATAAGTGTTTCTCATTTAAGTGCATCTAATAGAAAAAGGATAGCTCATAATAGTGAAATGTCCATTTCTGTAAAAAAAGAATATTGGGGAATGGGTATAGGAAGTGCAGTTATGACAGAACTAATAAATTTTGCAAAGACTCATGAAAATATCAAAACTATAAGCCTTGGGGTTAAAGCAAGTAATAAAACTGCAATCAAACTTTATGAAAAGTTTGGTTTTGAACGAGTTGGAATGCATAAAAACTTCTTCAATATAAATGGGGAATTTGATGATGAGTACCTTATGGATTTATATCTTTAGTTTATTTTAGGAGGGCAATATGGACATTAATATATCAACAATAGTAATGACAATAATAAATATTTTAGTTTTAATAGCAATTATAGCAATTATTTATTCTGGAATAAAAAGCTTTAGATCTTTTATAAGAAGGAATAAGGAAAATGATAGGAAGCTTGATATGATACTAAGTAAATTAGATGAGCAGAAAAATAAGTAATCAACATACATTCTAATGTGAAAGGAGAAATATAAATGAGTAGGATATTAGTTTTTATTTTTGATGGAATGACTGACTATGAAATAACATTTATAACTCATCTTTTAAGTTCAGATGCTGGAAAGGAGATAATTACAATATCATATACAGATGAGCTTATAAAAGCTAAATCTGGATTTGTGTACAAGCCTCACAAATTGGTTAGAGATATGCTAGATGAAGATGTTGATGGATTAATTATTCCTGGAGGATGGTATGGTGAAACTAAACCAGAATTAATGGATTTAATAGAAAAATTAAATTCAAAGCATAGGCTTATTGGTGCAATATGCGGAGCTGGAACTGTATATCTTGCAAAGTCAGGTATTTTACAGAATGCAAAATACACAACACCAGTAGTAGAGTGGACAGAGAAGCATGCTGAGGTATTTGGAGAAAAAGATCCTTTCCCAAGAAATAATTTTGTTTCAGAAAGAGTTGTAAGAGACAAGAATATTATTACTGCGCATGGAACGGCATTTGTGGACTTTGCAGTTGAGATATGTGATTGGTTTGACTTATTTGAGGGGGAAGAAGAAAAAAATAATTTTGTAAAAAGTATTAAAGGAAAATAGTAAACTTAAAATGAAAAATCAAAATACATATTTAGGGTGGTTTTTATCTTCTATAATTGATAAAAATCACCTTACTTTATTGGTATAATTACATAAAATATTGGAAAAAACTAAAGGTAAAATAATATGTATATGAGGTAAGATCATGGATTATTTAATTTTATTTATAGTAGCAGCATTCTCAACCATAGTTTTTTCAATACTTATTAATGTATTTAACAATAATGTTATAGGTATTTTTATACCCATTCAAAAACATACCCAAAGTCTTAAGAGGAAAAGATTGTATAGCAATATGGCAAGCATAATATTTATATTAATAGCAATAAATATTGCCTGGTTTTTTAAATTAGGAAATGTTGGATCAGGGTTAGTTTTGGGTGCATTTATAGCATTAAACGGGGTACTTTTTGGTAGTGGATTTGGGTCTGATTTAAAAAGTTAAAATAGTTATAGAAATTTTATTTGAAGAAATAGGAAAATTAATGTAAAATACTTGTAATTACAATAATTTTCTAAGGAGTGATGAAATGTGAAGGTAGAACTAATGAGACCCAAAATTGAAATGGAAAAGGAATATTTTGATTTCATAAACGAATGGAAAGAGTATGGACAAGATATTGTTCCTTATTCAGCAAGACTTCTTGATATGGATTATAAAGGCTGGCTAGAAAAAACCTATAAAAACGAAAAAGAAGAAACATGTCCAAAAGATTTTGTACCTGCGCATACATATTTTTTAATTAATGAGAATAAAAGAATTTTGGGTGCTATAAATATAAGGCATCGCTTGAATGATTATCTATTAAATTATGGGGGACATATTGGCTATGGAATTCGCCCAACTGAGAGAAGAAAAGGATATGCAGCAGCAATGCTAGAACTAGCATTACCAATAGCTAAAGAACTTGGAATTAATAAGGCATTAATAACATGCGATAAAAACAACCTTGGGTCAGCAAAGACAATTATGAATAATGGTGGCGTTTTAGAAAATGAGGTTAAGGAGGCTGGAGAAATAACTCAAAGATATTGGATAAGCTTGTGATTGAATAATTAATAATAATAGGAGCTTTAGGAATGAGATTTAAAGCAGAATTATTTGATGAATTACAATTTATGTTTGAAAAAAATAAATTTAATGATCATGTTCTTCATTGCATTATAAACTTTAATGGGAAAATAGATAAAGTGATATTGAAAAAAGCTATAGAAATGACTCTAGATATTATCCCAATTCTAGGAAGTAGATATGTTGAAGGCAAGAATAAGGCATATTGGATAAAAGAAGATAAATTAAATTATAAAGAAATACTTAAAGTTGTAGATAATGAAGAAGAGTTTAACGATTTTATAACTTCAAAAATTAATGAGTTTAAAGCAACACAAGTGAAGGCATGCGTATTTTGTTCTAAAAATGATTCTTTAGCTATAAATATGAATCATATGATATGTGATGCCGCAGGTTTTAAGCAGTATATGTATTTGCTATGTGAGATATATTCTAACTTAACAAGAGAACAAGCATATAAACCAGAATTCGTAATGAATGGTGATAGAAGCATAGATAGAATTACAGGCAAATTCACCTTAAAAGAAAATATAAAAGTTTTTGTTACCCAAAATAGCGAAAGTAATAAACAATTTAACTATACATTTCCCTTAAGTTCTAACGAAAAAAGACTTCCCTTTATTATAACCCATAATATTTCTAAGGATAGATTTCAGTTAATTAAAGTTTATAGTAAAAAGAATAAAGTAACTATAAATGATATAGTGCTAGCAGCCTACTATAGAGTTATGTTTAAAATTTTAGAAGTACAAAATGGAAATGAACTTAATATTCCTATAATGATTGATATGAGAAGATATTTAGAAGAGAGGAATATTGATGCTTTATGCAATTTAGCATCAACAGTAATTACTAGTTTGAAGTTTGACTCACAAGAGAGCCTTCTAGAAACTGTGAAAAGACTTAGTGTGAGTATAAATAAGAAAAAGGTTAATCAACTTGGATTAAATGGATTTGTAAAAATTTCAGCGATATACAAAATATTTAGTTATAAAAACTTTAAAAGACTACTAACTTTTGGGTTTAAACACCCATTAATTGCTATGACTAATATAGGAATTCTAGATGAAGACAAGCTATGCTTTAAAGGAACACAAATAAAAGATGCCTATATGTGCGGCTCTATAAAATATCCACCATATTTTCAACTTGCAATAAGTAGTTATAAGGAAAGTCTTACCTTAAGCGTCAATTTATATGGAAGTACTAAGGATAAGGAAAGAATTAAAGAATTCCTTGAGTTATTAGATAATGAATTCCCTAAACAATAATATTTGGAGGTTAAGATGTTTAAAAAGGTAACACCTAAAAAAATAGCAATTTTTGTTTTAGTAGTTTTCATTTTATTAAATGTTGGTATTTTTATTACAGTGACAGTTTTATCTAAACAAACATTCGGAACTAGATATGATACTAAGATAAAATACAATTATCAAGACTTTAAAGGAATGATAAGAACTGAAAACTCATTTAAAAGTAATGAAGGACAAAATTTAAAGGGCTATGTATATTCAAAGCAAGAAGAAACAAAACCTAAGGCATTAATTATTTTATCTCATGGCTTTGGAGGGGGAGGGCATAATTCATATTTGCCTCAAATATATTATTTCATTAACAATGGATATTGGGTTTTTGCATATGACGGTACAGGCTGTGATGAAAGTGAAGGAAAAAATGTTAGAGGATTACCCCAAGCTGTAATAGATTTAGATTATGCAATAAAGTGCGTTAAGGAAGAGAGTAATTTAAAGAATTTAAAACTTTTACTTTATGGACAATCCTGGGGAGGTTATGCTGTTACAACAGTTGGAAATTTAGATAATAATATTTCAGCAGTAGTGTCACTTTCAGGCTTTTCTAATGTTACAGATTTATCAGTAAATCAAGCAAAAGGTATGATAGGACCAATAGCTTCAATTATATCTCCATATGTAAAGCTATATAATTATATTGGTTTCGGAAAGGTAGCAAATTATACGGGTGTAGGTGGACTAGATAAGATTAAGTCAAATGCCAAGGTAATGATAGTACAAAGTGAAGATGATAAAGTAGTAAGTTATAATAATTTTACAAAATACAAAAATACATTTGGTGATAATAAAAATTTTGAATTTATAAGTTATAAAGATAGAGGTCACTCAGTTGAACTTTCACCTGATGTTACAAATGAAGTAAAAGAAGAAGTGGCAGCATGGAAGTCTTTAGTTAACGAAAAAGGTGAAGAAAATATACCAGAAAGTGAAAAGGATGAATTCTATAAAAATTATTTAAGCACTAATGTAAAAATAGATATGGATCTTATGAAAGAAATTGTAAAGTTTTATGATGATGCTATAAAATAATAAAAATATTTAAGTGAAAAGGTTTTTATGATAAAATTATGTTAAGAAAATAACAAAGGATGATAAGGGGAGTAGATAGCTTGGATTCAAAAAAAGAAGTTAAAGTTAAAGGTAAACTAACACTGGAGGACTATAAAAAGCTCACTTCATATTACATGGGAAGATTATCAAAGCAGATGCTTATAGTTGTATATCTATTATTTTTAGGTGTATATGGAATAATCTTTTACAAAAGATATGGAATTCCTTTTGTATTAATAGCAGGGGTGTTTGGAACCTTAGTAGTGTATTTAGCTTTATATATTGCTACAAGACAAAGAATTAAAAAGACTTTTAAGAAAGATACAGCACTTAATAATGATTTCGTATATACAATAAATAAAAAGGGTGTACATGTTCAGTCTGAAAGAGGCGGGGACATCTATTATTGGAAAGATATTACTGAAGCAACAAATCATAAGGATTTATACATTTTAAATATTCCTAAGGTAAAAACAATATTAATACCTAAGAATTTTTTTGGTGATGAAGATGAGACGGAAGCATTTAAAAAGATAGTTGCCAATAATATTAAAGGAAAAAATAATATTGAATAGTTTAAAAGCCATCCATATATACAAGGATGGCTTTTAGTTTATTATTTGTTAAGCTCGATATTGAATTTTAAATCATCTCTAAATTCATAATTACTTAGATCAGATGTATAGATGGTATAGTTCTTATTTTTATCAAAAGCGGGATAGCTAATAGTAAATTCATTAGGGTTCTTTTCATCCCTATGAAGTGCAGGGAGTTTAGGGGATAAAATATTGCCAGCCTCATCTTTTACATGTACTTCATTGGCTTGAGTAAATGGTGCCTTACCTGTAGCAGTAAATCTTATAATTGTAATGCTATTTTCTGTTTTTACCTCGCTAATAACTATCTTACCAATGTTTCCTTGAACAAGTTCTATTGGGAATGTATCATCCATAACTTTAGATATTTCTTTGGTTTTATAACCTTCTATAGGGGTAGTTACTTCCTTTCCATTAACTATATGAGTTTCACCACCTCCAGTAGATAGGATATTACATGGAATAACGGTTAAGTACTTAGGAATTTCCTTCATGTTCTTAAAGTTAAATTCTCCAGTGAAGGTTTTAGAATTTAAGTTTGATTGAGAACCTCCACCTGTCCAGCTAAGTTCATTTCCTTTGTCATCGTATACTATCCAGCTACCATAGTTCCATTCACTAAAGGTATTACGTCTTTCATAATTTTTAAAAGTTCCGTTTACAAAAATTGATGTATCTATTGGTGAAAATACTACCTTATCTACATTAACATTTGTTCCGTCTGGAAAAGAAATTTTGTTTGTAGGATTAAATACTATGCTGCTTTTTGTTAGTTCCTCTTTTGATACTCCAAATGCAAAGTTCCAAGTTCCTTTGTTTCCCATGATATCATCTATATTTAAGTTTACATTAAACATCTTAGAATCCTGTGGTAAAGCCGTATGAATATCTTCATTTGCTACATAAGTGTAATCATCAACGTAATAACCCATTATGCTGCCAGTGGAACCATTTTGAGTACCATTAACCTTTAGAAATTTACTAAGTCCAAAGGTTTCTAAATCTTTGATTTTTTTATCACTTTTTATTGTATAGGTTATGGCAAATTTAGAATTATCAGCTAACACCTCATTGATAGTAAAGTCTATTCCATTATTTGAGACAGTTTTATTAACCATTTGAGTATATTTAATATATTCTCCGTGATTGTCAAATCTATCATTAATCGACTGAACAATATAATTTAAAGCAGGAATTTTTTCTGCAAAGGCAGGAGTTGCTGTTTC is a window encoding:
- a CDS encoding DUF4179 domain-containing protein, encoding MNNIDSKMQEKDIFKLFNEVKIDEKEFEEFEMDVQTLQKERIKKNLKKKIKENKFHKPLKYVSAAAAIAIVSLIGIETATPAFAEKIPALNYIVQSINDRFDNHGEYIKYTQMVNKTVSNNGIDFTINEVLADNSKFAITYTIKSDKKIKDLETFGLSKFLKVNGTQNGSTGSIMGYYVDDYTYVANEDIHTALPQDSKMFNVNLNIDDIMGNKGTWNFAFGVSKEELTKSSIVFNPTNKISFPDGTNVNVDKVVFSPIDTSIFVNGTFKNYERRNTFSEWNYGSWIVYDDKGNELSWTGGGSQSNLNSKTFTGEFNFKNMKEIPKYLTVIPCNILSTGGGETHIVNGKEVTTPIEGYKTKEISKVMDDTFPIELVQGNIGKIVISEVKTENSITIIRFTATGKAPFTQANEVHVKDEAGNILSPKLPALHRDEKNPNEFTISYPAFDKNKNYTIYTSDLSNYEFRDDLKFNIELNK
- a CDS encoding GNAT family N-acetyltransferase; amino-acid sequence: MSKDILNKIRLKNGEELVLREPNVEDAEAMIKYLNTVGGESDNLLFGKDEFRLTVEQEREYLKNVSNDVNTLMVLGIIDDTIISVSHLSASNRKRIAHNSEMSISVKKEYWGMGIGSAVMTELINFAKTHENIKTISLGVKASNKTAIKLYEKFGFERVGMHKNFFNINGEFDDEYLMDLYL
- a CDS encoding YcxB family protein, producing the protein MDSKKEVKVKGKLTLEDYKKLTSYYMGRLSKQMLIVVYLLFLGVYGIIFYKRYGIPFVLIAGVFGTLVVYLALYIATRQRIKKTFKKDTALNNDFVYTINKKGVHVQSERGGDIYYWKDITEATNHKDLYILNIPKVKTILIPKNFFGDEDETEAFKKIVANNIKGKNNIE
- a CDS encoding alpha/beta hydrolase family protein; translated protein: MFKKVTPKKIAIFVLVVFILLNVGIFITVTVLSKQTFGTRYDTKIKYNYQDFKGMIRTENSFKSNEGQNLKGYVYSKQEETKPKALIILSHGFGGGGHNSYLPQIYYFINNGYWVFAYDGTGCDESEGKNVRGLPQAVIDLDYAIKCVKEESNLKNLKLLLYGQSWGGYAVTTVGNLDNNISAVVSLSGFSNVTDLSVNQAKGMIGPIASIISPYVKLYNYIGFGKVANYTGVGGLDKIKSNAKVMIVQSEDDKVVSYNNFTKYKNTFGDNKNFEFISYKDRGHSVELSPDVTNEVKEEVAAWKSLVNEKGEENIPESEKDEFYKNYLSTNVKIDMDLMKEIVKFYDDAIK
- a CDS encoding GNAT family N-acetyltransferase — encoded protein: MNISIIEKDINEINLIKPLWKGLNSVHLEKSINFKEKYMNFTFEKRMESIHAKAIKGIIKIDVVLDSDSDSYAGYCISSIEDGRGEIESIFIHKDYRKFGQGKKLMLRALEWFNKNKVKDISINVVYANEEALPFYESFGFSISNYILKRR
- a CDS encoding GNAT family N-acetyltransferase produces the protein MKVELMRPKIEMEKEYFDFINEWKEYGQDIVPYSARLLDMDYKGWLEKTYKNEKEETCPKDFVPAHTYFLINENKRILGAINIRHRLNDYLLNYGGHIGYGIRPTERRKGYAAAMLELALPIAKELGINKALITCDKNNLGSAKTIMNNGGVLENEVKEAGEITQRYWISL
- a CDS encoding SDR family oxidoreductase, whose product is MGTVIITGGNDGIGYYMVERFLSDGKNVAVLDIELNKITELMKQYPDSLVGFQCDIRDVVKLKSCLNEVVKKFKTIDYAIHNACMCIFKSLEELSYEEYNEVFQVNFYGAINLTKEVLPYMKKQKNGKIFFTSSGVGVTGFTNISSYASSKGAIESFAKCMNIEYESSGISFHILHPPLTRTKSSEPLPVPKEFKADACKVGNGLAKNIDKNKFIICHSFSQALQTKVAYLFPLYVGRMMAKMTSRAKVKE
- a CDS encoding DJ-1/PfpI family protein; the encoded protein is MSRILVFIFDGMTDYEITFITHLLSSDAGKEIITISYTDELIKAKSGFVYKPHKLVRDMLDEDVDGLIIPGGWYGETKPELMDLIEKLNSKHRLIGAICGAGTVYLAKSGILQNAKYTTPVVEWTEKHAEVFGEKDPFPRNNFVSERVVRDKNIITAHGTAFVDFAVEICDWFDLFEGEEEKNNFVKSIKGK
- a CDS encoding GNAT family N-acetyltransferase, translated to MIKGENVNLRPICKEDFDLIYTWNTNQEYLGKYMDAEMRVKDSALADMERAVASNRISFFIIEDKEGRAIGIINYLNSMATTEAYDFGILVANNDKKGKGVGTEALNLFIDYIFNTKNIMRLQFITRSDNYGMKKLGEKSGFTLEGTLRKYKFENGDYRDYCLYGIIRDDWRKLIK
- a CDS encoding siderophore synthetase, with translation MRFKAELFDELQFMFEKNKFNDHVLHCIINFNGKIDKVILKKAIEMTLDIIPILGSRYVEGKNKAYWIKEDKLNYKEILKVVDNEEEFNDFITSKINEFKATQVKACVFCSKNDSLAINMNHMICDAAGFKQYMYLLCEIYSNLTREQAYKPEFVMNGDRSIDRITGKFTLKENIKVFVTQNSESNKQFNYTFPLSSNEKRLPFIITHNISKDRFQLIKVYSKKNKVTINDIVLAAYYRVMFKILEVQNGNELNIPIMIDMRRYLEERNIDALCNLASTVITSLKFDSQESLLETVKRLSVSINKKKVNQLGLNGFVKISAIYKIFSYKNFKRLLTFGFKHPLIAMTNIGILDEDKLCFKGTQIKDAYMCGSIKYPPYFQLAISSYKESLTLSVNLYGSTKDKERIKEFLELLDNEFPKQ